In Ignavibacteriales bacterium, the following proteins share a genomic window:
- a CDS encoding HypC/HybG/HupF family hydrogenase formation chaperone yields the protein MCLAIPGKIISIDDTQESPRMAKVNFGGVIKSVCIDWLPDAKLGEYVMVHVGFAISKVDEKEAEENLNLIVEMEEELKKRIEK from the coding sequence ATGTGTTTAGCAATTCCAGGTAAAATAATTTCAATCGATGATACACAAGAATCGCCACGAATGGCAAAAGTAAATTTTGGCGGAGTTATTAAATCTGTTTGTATTGATTGGTTACCCGATGCAAAATTGGGAGAATATGTAATGGTGCACGTTGGTTTTGCTATTTCAAAAGTTGATGAAAAAGAAGCAGAAGAAAATCTAAATTTAATAGTTGAAATGGAAGAAGAGTTAAAGAAAAGAATTGAAAAATAG
- a CDS encoding sulfite exporter TauE/SafE family protein translates to MIAIISGFAAGFLHVLSGPDHLAAIAPLAAEKRKSTWNIGLRWGLGHTSGVFIIGVLLIIFRDLIPFYIFSSFSEKLVGIILIGIGLWGLQKVFTNKIHVHEHEHNGITHKHFHSHTHTANNDKPSTHFHTHTALAVGLLHGLAGSSHIFGVLPALAFSNKVQSIEYLISFGMGTILAMMAFSQLIGISSNYFVNKQINFYKGLMFGFSIVAIGVGIVWIFI, encoded by the coding sequence ATGATTGCTATCATTTCTGGTTTTGCAGCAGGTTTTTTGCATGTTCTTTCAGGTCCAGATCATTTGGCAGCTATTGCACCATTAGCAGCAGAAAAGAGGAAGTCAACCTGGAATATTGGTTTACGCTGGGGATTGGGGCATACTTCCGGTGTATTTATTATTGGCGTGCTACTAATTATTTTTCGCGATCTTATTCCATTTTATATTTTCTCTTCTTTTAGCGAAAAATTGGTAGGCATCATTTTAATTGGGATTGGTTTATGGGGATTACAAAAAGTATTTACCAATAAAATACATGTTCATGAACATGAACATAATGGAATTACTCACAAGCATTTCCATTCTCATACACACACTGCAAATAATGATAAGCCTTCTACTCACTTTCATACTCATACTGCGCTTGCAGTTGGTTTATTGCATGGGTTAGCCGGAAGCTCTCACATTTTTGGTGTTTTACCAGCTCTTGCATTTTCCAACAAGGTACAATCAATAGAATATTTAATTTCATTTGGAATGGGAACAATTTTAGCTATGATGGCATTTTCTCAGCTTATTGGCATATCATCAAATTATTTTGTTAATAAACAAATAAATTTCTATAAAGGATTAATGTTCGGATTTAGTATTGTTGCAATTGGAGTTGGAATTGTCTGGATATTTATTTAA
- the hypD gene encoding hydrogenase formation protein HypD — translation MRFIDEYRDSKIIRVLAEKIKSISKNSWSIMEVCGGQTHTILKYGLEELLPDKISLIHGPGCPVCVTSVEVIDKALYLVSNFDVILASYGDMLRVPGSNNDLLKVKASGGDVRIVYSPIDALKIAEAEKEKAVVFFAVGFETTAPATAHAIKLAEKKGIHNFFTLCAHVLIPPAIEAILSSDSVKVNGLIAPGHVCSIIGYNCFEPISLKYKIPIVITGFEPIDIIQGILLNIIQLESGRHTVENQYSRTVRKEGNLYAKKIMDEVFEIIDRDWRGIGIIKDSGLKLKQDYSDYDAEIVFNLNVVPSNQKSNCIAGEILRGIKKPIECAEFGKACSPSSPVGAPMVSSEGACAAFFKYKRQPI, via the coding sequence ATGCGTTTTATTGATGAGTATAGAGACAGTAAGATCATCAGAGTTTTAGCTGAAAAAATTAAATCTATTTCTAAAAACAGTTGGTCGATTATGGAGGTATGCGGAGGTCAAACTCATACAATTTTAAAGTATGGGCTGGAAGAGTTACTTCCTGATAAAATATCGTTGATTCATGGTCCTGGATGTCCGGTATGTGTTACATCAGTGGAAGTAATTGATAAGGCACTTTATTTGGTTTCTAATTTCGATGTTATTCTTGCTTCTTATGGAGACATGCTTAGAGTTCCGGGTTCTAATAATGATTTACTAAAAGTTAAAGCTTCCGGTGGTGATGTTCGAATAGTATATTCTCCCATAGATGCATTAAAAATTGCTGAAGCCGAAAAAGAGAAAGCGGTTGTGTTTTTTGCTGTTGGATTTGAAACAACTGCACCAGCTACTGCCCACGCAATTAAACTGGCAGAAAAAAAAGGAATACATAATTTTTTTACACTCTGTGCCCATGTTCTTATTCCACCGGCTATTGAAGCTATTCTTTCTTCAGATTCTGTAAAAGTAAATGGATTGATTGCGCCCGGACATGTTTGCAGTATCATAGGGTATAATTGTTTTGAACCGATTTCATTAAAGTATAAAATCCCTATAGTAATAACCGGCTTTGAGCCAATAGATATAATTCAAGGAATCTTACTCAATATAATTCAATTAGAATCCGGACGGCACACGGTTGAAAATCAATATTCGCGTACAGTTAGGAAGGAAGGAAATCTGTATGCGAAAAAAATAATGGATGAAGTTTTTGAGATTATTGATAGAGATTGGCGTGGGATAGGAATTATTAAAGACAGCGGTTTAAAATTAAAACAAGACTATTCTGATTATGATGCGGAAATTGTATTTAATTTGAATGTGGTTCCTTCGAATCAAAAATCTAATTGCATTGCCGGAGAAATCCTTCGTGGAATTAAGAAACCAATTGAGTGTGCTGAATTTGGAAAAGCTTGTTCACCCTCTTCACCAGTTGGTGCACCAATGGTTTCTTCGGAAGGTGCATGCGCAGCTTTTTTCAAATACAAACGTCAGCCAATTTAG
- a CDS encoding hydrogenase maturation nickel metallochaperone HypA gives MHESSIAQKIIEIVKENLDLQDINKLSSIKVKIGKLSNIFPNALLSAFNSIIDNTPFYKTKLDIEISPIVLKCGNCDFVFSDEDFIFNCKKCGSNNLSVITGDELELSELILNS, from the coding sequence ATGCACGAATCAAGTATAGCACAAAAAATTATTGAGATCGTAAAAGAAAATTTAGATTTACAGGATATAAATAAATTAAGTTCTATAAAAGTTAAAATTGGAAAATTGAGCAACATCTTTCCAAACGCACTATTATCAGCTTTTAATTCTATAATTGATAACACTCCTTTTTATAAGACTAAACTCGATATCGAGATTTCTCCAATTGTTTTGAAATGCGGTAATTGTGACTTTGTTTTTTCAGATGAAGATTTCATTTTCAATTGTAAAAAATGCGGTAGCAATAATTTATCCGTTATTACCGGCGATGAACTTGAATTAAGTGAATTAATTTTAAATTCTTAA
- the hypB gene encoding hydrogenase nickel incorporation protein HypB, translating into MTVIKIERKILEKNDAIAGDLKKYFNDRNIFVINLLSSPGSGKTSIIERTIINSRYDFNIAVIVGDVQTDNDAKRVAELKTPVVQIITNGACHLEANLIRDAVNNLKQKIDLLFIENVGNLVCPAGFNLGEDIKVIVASTTEGDDKPLKYPVAYRNSEALIINKIDLCPHLNSNVDILRKNALLINPKLKVFETSCTTDEGITKWIDWLKLNLKKK; encoded by the coding sequence ATGACGGTTATTAAAATTGAGCGGAAAATTTTAGAAAAGAATGATGCAATTGCCGGAGATTTAAAAAAATATTTTAATGATAGGAATATTTTTGTAATAAATCTGTTAAGCTCACCCGGATCCGGCAAAACAAGCATTATCGAGAGAACGATCATTAATAGTAGATATGATTTTAATATTGCTGTAATAGTGGGAGACGTTCAGACGGATAATGATGCAAAGCGGGTTGCCGAACTAAAAACTCCTGTTGTACAAATAATAACAAACGGGGCATGTCATCTGGAAGCTAATTTAATCCGCGATGCTGTTAATAATTTAAAGCAAAAAATTGATTTATTGTTCATCGAAAATGTTGGAAATCTTGTATGTCCGGCTGGTTTCAATTTGGGTGAGGACATAAAAGTAATTGTTGCCAGTACAACTGAAGGGGATGACAAACCGCTTAAATATCCGGTTGCGTATAGAAATTCAGAAGCGCTAATTATCAATAAAATTGATCTATGTCCCCACCTTAATAGCAATGTAGACATTTTAAGAAAAAATGCTCTTTTAATAAATCCTAAGCTAAAAGTTTTCGAAACTTCTTGCACAACCGACGAAGGTATTACCAAATGGATCGATTGGTTAAAATTGAATCTTAAAAAAAAATGA
- the hypE gene encoding hydrogenase expression/formation protein HypE — protein sequence MKKKETPDFAMQCPIPISKTDKILLAHGSGGLLTHQLIQKVFLPAFQSELLNVQHDGAIFTIDNQRLAFTTDSYVVQPIFFPGGDIGKLAVNGTVNDLSVCGAKPLYISTSFIIEEGFPMEDLYKIVKSIKAAAQASNVEIVTGDTKVVEHGKGDKIFINTSGIGKVYDGIEISPGRVCKGDVIILSGSIADHGIAILAAREELGFETTIESDTASLNELVENILICSKDVHMMRDPTRGGLSSALNEIAEASQLGIEIDENKIPIKEEVKGACELLGFDPLYIANEGKLLVFVPKKDAENVLRVMRLQRLGKDAVIIGGMVEDHPGVVVMKTLIGSKRIVDMLSDDQLPRIC from the coding sequence ATGAAAAAAAAAGAAACACCAGACTTTGCTATGCAATGTCCAATTCCTATTTCAAAGACTGATAAAATTTTACTTGCACACGGAAGCGGTGGCTTATTAACCCATCAGCTTATTCAAAAAGTTTTTTTACCGGCTTTTCAATCTGAATTACTAAATGTTCAGCACGATGGAGCAATATTTACAATTGATAATCAAAGATTGGCTTTTACAACTGATAGTTACGTTGTCCAACCAATTTTTTTTCCGGGTGGTGATATTGGAAAATTAGCTGTGAATGGAACTGTAAACGATCTTTCTGTGTGCGGAGCAAAACCGCTTTATATTTCCACCAGCTTCATTATTGAAGAGGGTTTTCCAATGGAAGATTTGTATAAGATTGTAAAGTCAATAAAGGCTGCTGCTCAAGCATCCAATGTTGAGATTGTTACTGGTGATACGAAAGTGGTTGAACATGGCAAAGGAGATAAAATTTTTATTAACACTTCCGGAATTGGTAAAGTCTATGATGGGATCGAAATTTCTCCCGGGAGAGTTTGTAAAGGCGATGTTATTATTCTAAGTGGTTCGATAGCGGATCATGGGATAGCCATTCTTGCAGCCAGGGAAGAACTTGGATTTGAAACAACAATTGAAAGCGATACGGCTTCTTTAAATGAATTAGTCGAGAACATTCTTATTTGTTCGAAAGACGTTCATATGATGCGGGATCCAACTCGGGGAGGCTTATCAAGTGCATTAAACGAAATAGCTGAAGCATCTCAATTGGGAATTGAAATAGATGAGAACAAAATTCCAATAAAGGAAGAAGTTAAGGGCGCGTGCGAATTATTAGGTTTTGATCCGTTATATATTGCCAATGAAGGAAAACTCCTTGTCTTTGTTCCTAAGAAAGATGCTGAAAATGTTCTGAGAGTAATGCGCTTGCAAAGACTTGGTAAAGATGCTGTAATTATTGGCGGCATGGTTGAAGATCATCCTGGTGTTGTAGTTATGAAAACCTTAATTGGAAGTAAGAGGATTGTTGATATGCTTTCCGATGACCAACTGCCCAGGATTTGTTGA
- the hypF gene encoding carbamoyltransferase HypF, giving the protein MQISIQGIVQGVGFRPFIYKLASQLNINGFVLNSNSGVFIEIEGDSVSLQNFLTRLHSERPVHCEITNLEFSYLDIYGYKNFEIKESYCAGNDLTLILPDIATCKDCLNELYDPSNRRYLYPFINCTNCGPRLSIIHSLPYDRPNTSMKLFKMCDKCKEEYENPDNRRFHAQPISCYDCGPTLSLFNSASASLCNNLEVIKKAVQLIKEGNIVAIKGIGGFHLVVDATNEKAILRLRQRKSREEKPFALMFSNLNQVKQACAVDELEEKILCSVQSPIVLLKKKMNFLIAKSAAPSNPYLGAMLPYSPLHHLLMHELRTPIVATSGNLSEEPICYDEIEALNRLHGIADFFLVHNRPIVRPLDDSIIKIVMNRPMLLRRARGFAPLPIIKQINNSILSDKYGNLVALGAHQKNTISFIKNGNIFVSQHIGDLSTLEANLNFENVYNDYKNLYKIDNENVVCDLHPDYTATKFAKTNFQNHISVQHHIAHLASCKLENQVEGSALGVAWDGTGLGLDGTIWGGEFFLCDENSFKHLAQFRRFKLPGGDKAIKDIRRSTIGILFECYGDQLKSFEKIAGIRYSNKELKLFFNILQKNINCFTTSSVGRLFDAISYLLGIVEKSSFEGQAAMMLEYAADPCESSSYPFNFIADEEIIDWEPMLDKILEDIRVKKSPGTISGKFHNTLVEIILYMANYFRQEKVILSGGCFQNVLLLEKTIKKLQAEKIKVYWHQLVPTNDGGISFGQIAYVLSKSKKEINKQGNQNVFSNSR; this is encoded by the coding sequence ATGCAAATATCTATTCAAGGGATTGTACAAGGTGTTGGATTTCGTCCATTCATTTATAAACTTGCTTCCCAATTAAATATTAATGGATTTGTATTAAATTCTAATTCCGGAGTTTTTATTGAAATAGAAGGCGATTCAGTTTCTTTGCAAAATTTCCTTACAAGATTACATTCCGAAAGACCAGTTCATTGTGAAATAACTAATCTTGAATTTTCCTATTTAGACATTTACGGTTATAAAAACTTTGAAATAAAAGAAAGTTATTGTGCAGGAAATGATTTAACATTAATCCTGCCCGATATTGCAACCTGCAAAGATTGTCTAAATGAATTGTATGATCCATCAAACCGTCGTTATCTCTATCCATTTATCAATTGTACTAACTGTGGTCCTCGTCTTTCGATTATACATAGTTTACCATACGATAGACCAAATACTTCTATGAAATTATTTAAGATGTGTGATAAGTGTAAAGAAGAATATGAAAATCCTGATAACCGAAGATTTCATGCTCAACCGATTTCTTGCTACGATTGCGGTCCTACTCTTTCGCTCTTTAACTCTGCCAGTGCTTCCCTTTGTAATAATTTGGAAGTAATAAAAAAAGCAGTTCAGCTCATCAAAGAAGGAAATATTGTTGCTATAAAAGGGATTGGCGGTTTTCATCTTGTGGTTGATGCGACTAACGAAAAAGCAATACTAAGATTACGGCAAAGAAAATCCAGGGAAGAAAAACCGTTTGCTTTGATGTTCTCCAACTTGAATCAGGTAAAACAAGCATGTGCTGTGGATGAATTGGAAGAAAAAATACTATGTTCTGTGCAATCACCCATTGTTCTTTTAAAAAAGAAGATGAACTTTTTGATTGCAAAATCTGCTGCTCCTTCAAATCCGTACCTTGGCGCGATGCTACCGTATTCCCCGCTTCACCATCTTTTAATGCATGAACTGAGGACACCGATTGTTGCTACCAGCGGAAATCTATCAGAAGAACCAATTTGTTATGACGAGATTGAAGCTCTTAATAGACTACACGGAATTGCCGATTTTTTTCTTGTTCATAATAGACCGATTGTTCGACCCTTGGATGATTCTATCATTAAAATTGTAATGAATAGACCAATGCTGTTACGCCGTGCTCGTGGGTTTGCGCCGCTTCCTATTATAAAACAAATAAACAATAGTATTCTTTCAGATAAGTATGGCAACCTGGTTGCTCTCGGAGCACATCAAAAAAACACTATATCATTTATTAAAAATGGTAACATTTTTGTAAGCCAGCACATTGGAGATCTTTCTACATTAGAGGCGAACTTAAATTTTGAAAATGTGTATAACGATTATAAAAATCTTTATAAGATTGATAATGAAAATGTTGTTTGTGATCTGCATCCGGATTATACAGCCACAAAATTTGCTAAAACAAATTTCCAAAATCATATTTCAGTTCAACATCATATTGCTCATCTTGCGTCTTGTAAATTAGAAAATCAAGTTGAAGGCTCCGCACTCGGTGTTGCCTGGGATGGAACCGGTCTCGGTTTAGATGGAACAATTTGGGGAGGCGAATTTTTTCTTTGTGATGAAAACAGCTTTAAGCATTTAGCTCAGTTCAGAAGGTTTAAACTTCCGGGCGGTGATAAAGCAATCAAAGATATTAGGCGTTCTACAATAGGAATTTTATTTGAGTGTTATGGAGACCAACTTAAATCTTTTGAAAAGATTGCAGGAATTAGATATTCAAATAAAGAGCTTAAATTATTCTTTAACATTTTGCAAAAAAATATTAACTGCTTTACTACATCCAGTGTGGGAAGATTATTTGATGCAATATCATATCTGTTAGGCATCGTAGAAAAATCTTCGTTTGAAGGGCAGGCAGCTATGATGTTAGAATATGCGGCTGATCCTTGTGAAAGCTCTTCATATCCATTTAATTTTATAGCGGATGAAGAGATTATTGATTGGGAACCAATGCTCGATAAAATTCTGGAAGATATCCGAGTAAAAAAATCGCCCGGTACCATTTCTGGCAAATTCCATAATACACTTGTTGAAATTATCCTCTATATGGCAAATTATTTCCGGCAAGAAAAAGTTATTTTAAGCGGTGGGTGTTTTCAAAATGTATTATTGCTCGAAAAGACAATTAAAAAACTGCAAGCGGAAAAAATTAAAGTCTACTGGCACCAGCTTGTTCCAACTAACGATGGCGGAATATCATTCGGGCAAATCGCCTATGTTTTAAGTAAATCTAAAAAAGAAATCAACAAACAGGGAAATCAAAATGTGTTTAGCAATTCCAGGTAA